In a genomic window of Rhododendron vialii isolate Sample 1 chromosome 12a, ASM3025357v1:
- the LOC131310581 gene encoding uncharacterized protein LOC131310581 isoform X2 has protein sequence MGTKVHCESYLPGYYFSMRDLNEDSSSNWPLFYQDKTLVNGQYCNNYLPRTVGNAYPGDHKDALKQTMLEHEAVFKHQVFELHRLYIRQRDMMDEITRKELQKHRISMETSSSSSPLVSQIPYEDAWRWHKPSIPLANAGSARPSVSVAENISSPLSCTKANSTLAGRTPSQTGCSSKDCEILEVRPSKVRKKLFDLQLPGDVYIDTEEEKQSPEYKISDISGNPRGNIHKIPSESSVKSNFGSSAKIDGDGDASRFGSCSRNSFGLADLNEPVLAEEATVPTSVDFIGCTARHTEIKDVDLDAKPKSQFLLDLSNKFLQTSQHGINTGTPGNPQVENKRITRERSPYMSETGHSKTHLNTFPQGLQPDKLLVSPQRARATLNEVQRPMEMLPSDYSRGGLWRESRVHSLEFSERSDFCSSNHLEPDVASRFPSPYPLVHASDSNNNFSHSISTWGKRDISLTQKLTSSQTLPHLDPLGAISRSSQASAQSHETFIETWHLNRSSGSKPIYGSGLTNCNGFYHGSSSWSKDFSSRFSSAGFDYSNGNKDDKLASERSINYGAKSYLKGYNDVDMKPVKDLNLNACSSILEDRKYEGNLDVLPWLKAKPAKECTSSRWDSNSSGLSFLQADSNQFSNRSENGKGTSQLCTQKITLPSCDSEVGAKRNEVGGYRVTAKILGFPILDNSYTPKKDSSSVGSTTASLQCPPQYEDVKNGCKNGGIDINVACDPESGAQIAAEVLVIEEGRDEKVANFRTHIDLNSCASEDEVTLAPSFESSTSVKVKIAVDINLEASPVPESDEDILPQYNIEKPHEGSVRIAAEALVAISSSCHLDRVEEETATCLSEAPTADYLLQFVEVVCSYVDDLESKFGSKSRGGDDELCDEFDYFEAMTLNLTEMREEEYMPKPLVVETQQVEENESVSPPNRPRRGQARRGRQRRDFQRDILPGLASLSRHEVTEDLQTYGGLMRAMGHSWNSGLTRRNGTRNGGAARGRRRSVVDTTPAVAEITVCATPLMQQLTSFEVGLVDRSITGWGNTPRRPRRQRCIPAGNPPPVALA, from the exons ATGGGAACAAAAGTGCACTGCGAAAGCTACCTGCCTGGATATTATTTCTCCATGAGGGATCTCAATGAAGATTCTAGTAGTAACTGGCCCCTATTTTATCAAGATAAGACTTTAGTAAATGGGCAATATTGCAACAACTACTTGCCCAGGACTGTCGGAAATGCATATCCAGGGGACCATAAGGATGCCTTAAAGCAGACGATGCTCGAGCACGAAGCCGTATTCAAGCATCAG GTGTTTGAACTCCACCGCCTTTACATAAGACAGAGGGACATGATGGATGAAATTACAAGAAAGGAACTACAGAAGCATCGGATATCAATGGAGACATCATCGTCATCAAGTCCATTGGTGTCTCAAATACCGTATGAAGATGCTTGGAGATGGCATAAACCCAGCATCCCCTTAGCGAATGCTGGTTCCGCTAGACCATCTGTTTCTGTTGCTGAAAACATTAGTTCTCCCCTGAGTTGCACAAAAGCAAACAGCACACTAGCTGGTCGGACTCCGTCCCAAACTGGGTGCAGTTCAAAGGATTGCGAGATATTGGAGGTCAGACCCTCCAAGGTTAGGAAAAAGTTGTTTGATCTTCAACTCCCGGGTGACGTGTATATTGATACAGAAGAAGAGAAACAGTCCCCGGAATATAAGATATCTGACATATCAGGAAATCCTCGAGGCAATATTCATAAGATTCCTTCTGAGAGCAGTGTAAAGTCAAATTTTGGAAGTAGTGCGAAGATCGATGGTGATGGAGATGCTTCAAGATTTGGTTCCTGTTCAAGGAACTCTTTTGGTTTGGCTGACTTGAACGAACCAGTTCTGGCTGAAGAAGCAACTGTTCCTACATCTGTTGATTTTATAGGCTGCACTGCCCGTCATACGGAGATTAAAGATGTGGATTTAGATGCTAAACCAAAGTCTCAGTTTCTTCTAGATTTGTCAAACAAATTCTTGCAGACCTCCCAACATGGAATCAACACCGGGACTCCTGGTAATCCACAAGTTGAGAATAAAAGAATCACGAGAGAGAGGTCGCCCTACATGTCTGAAACAG GACACAGTAAAACTCATCTGAATACTTTTCCCCAAGGTCTCCAACCGGATAAGTTGCTTGTGTCTCCCCAACGGGCACGTGCTACACTAAACGAAGTTCAGCGGCCTATGGAGATGCTCCCATCTGATTATAGCAGGGGAGGTCTGTGGAGAGAGAGCAGAGTTCACAGTTTGGAATTCTCCGAAAGAAGTGATTTCTGTAGTTCTAACCATCTGGAACCAGATGTGGCTTCCCGTTTTCCCAGTCCCTACCCATTGGTTCATGCTTCTGATTCGAACAACAATTTTTCCCACTCCATCTCAACCTGGGGAAAGCGGGATATTAGCTTGACTCAGAAACTGACATCAAGTCAAACACTCCCACATTTAGATCCGTTGGGTGCCATAAGTAGGAGTTCTCAAGCATCTGCTCAGAGCCACGAGACTTTTATAGAGACATGGCATCTGAATAGAAGTTCTGGGTCAAAACCCATTTATGGCAGTGGACTAACAAACTGTAATGGGTTTTACCACGGGTCATCATCCTGGTCCAAGGACTTTTCGTCTCGTTTCTCTTCAGCTGGTTTTGATTATTCGAACGGCAATAAGGATGATAAACTAGCTTCTGAACGTTCTATCAATTACGGTGCCAAAAGCTACTTAAAGGGCTATAATGATGTAGATATGAAGCCGGTAAAAGACTTGAACTTGAATGCATGTTCATCCATTCTTGAAGACAGGAAGTATGAGGGCAATCTGGATGTTTTGCCTTGGCTTAAAGCGAAGCCTGCTAAGGAGTGCACCAGTTCAAGGTGGGATTCAAATTCCTCGGGACTCAGTTTCTTACAAGCTGATTCCAACCAATTTTCCAACAGAAGTGAAAATGGGAAAGGTACCTCTCAACTTTGTACACAGAAAATTACTTTACCTTCATGTGACTCTGAGGTCGGAGCCAAGAGGAATGAGGTAGGTGGCTACCGGGTTACGGCAAAGATTCTTGGATTTCCCATTCTGGACAATTCTTATACCCCTAAGAAAGACTCTTCGTCTGTTGGCTCCACTACTGCATCCCTTCAATGCCCTCCTCAATATGAAGACGTGAAAAATGGATGCAAAAATGGAGGAATTGACATAAACGTGGCTTGTGATCCTGAATCTGGAGCACAAATTGCTGCTGAAGTACTTGTTATAGAGGAAGGAAGGGATGAAAAGGTCGCCAATTTTAGAACTCACATTGATTTGAACTCTTGTGCGAGTGAGGATGAAGTAACATTAGCACCCTCTTTTGAAAGCAGCACCAGTGTTAAAGTCAAGATTGCAGTGGATATAAATCTTGAAGCCAGCCCGGTTCCAGAGTCTGACGAAGACATTCTGCCGCAATACAACATTGAGAAGCCTCATGAAGGTTCTGTCAGAATCGCAGCCGAGGCATTAGTTGCTATTTCTTCCTCCTGTCATCTTGATCGTGTGGAGGAGGAGACTGCCACTTGCCTATCTGAAGCTCCTACGGCGGATTACCTCCTTCAGTTTGTGGAGGTGGTTTGTTCTTACGTAGATGATCTTGAAAGCAAGTTTGGCTCCAAATCAAGAGGTGGAGACGATGAGTTGTGTGACGAGTTTGATTACTTTGAGGCCATGACGTTGAATCTGACAGAGATGAGGGAAGAAGAGTATATGCCTAAGCCTTTGGTTGTTGAAACCCAACAAGTGGAAGAAAACGAAAGTGTTTCACCACCAAATCGACCACGAAGGGGTCAGGCAAGGAGGGGGAGGCAGCGGAGGGACTTCCAAAGGGACATTCTTCCGGGTTTGGCTTCTTTGTCGAGGCATGAGGTAACCGAGGATCTTCAGACGTACGGTGGATTGATGAGAGCAATGGGGCATTCTTGGAATTCAGGGTTGACCAGAAGGAACGGCACCAGAAATGGCGGTGCCGCCAGGGGAAGGCGTCGTTCTGTGGTTGACACCACCCCAGCTGTGGCAGAAATTACGGTTTGCGCCACCCCACTGATGCAGCAGCTGACTAGCTTTGAAGTTGGACTGGTGGATAGAAGTATAACTGGGTGGGGCAACACCCCTCGGCGGCCCCGCCGCCAGCGATGCATACCGGCTGGTAATCCGCCGCCGGTTGCTTTAGCCTAA
- the LOC131310581 gene encoding uncharacterized protein LOC131310581 isoform X1: MKSIHGIGGENGKMYEYNVEDRCNAMKPNQDAETMFCLSSKEGSSCWEQWASNRRGLHLPEEGKCEMRMGTKVHCESYLPGYYFSMRDLNEDSSSNWPLFYQDKTLVNGQYCNNYLPRTVGNAYPGDHKDALKQTMLEHEAVFKHQVFELHRLYIRQRDMMDEITRKELQKHRISMETSSSSSPLVSQIPYEDAWRWHKPSIPLANAGSARPSVSVAENISSPLSCTKANSTLAGRTPSQTGCSSKDCEILEVRPSKVRKKLFDLQLPGDVYIDTEEEKQSPEYKISDISGNPRGNIHKIPSESSVKSNFGSSAKIDGDGDASRFGSCSRNSFGLADLNEPVLAEEATVPTSVDFIGCTARHTEIKDVDLDAKPKSQFLLDLSNKFLQTSQHGINTGTPGNPQVENKRITRERSPYMSETGHSKTHLNTFPQGLQPDKLLVSPQRARATLNEVQRPMEMLPSDYSRGGLWRESRVHSLEFSERSDFCSSNHLEPDVASRFPSPYPLVHASDSNNNFSHSISTWGKRDISLTQKLTSSQTLPHLDPLGAISRSSQASAQSHETFIETWHLNRSSGSKPIYGSGLTNCNGFYHGSSSWSKDFSSRFSSAGFDYSNGNKDDKLASERSINYGAKSYLKGYNDVDMKPVKDLNLNACSSILEDRKYEGNLDVLPWLKAKPAKECTSSRWDSNSSGLSFLQADSNQFSNRSENGKGTSQLCTQKITLPSCDSEVGAKRNEVGGYRVTAKILGFPILDNSYTPKKDSSSVGSTTASLQCPPQYEDVKNGCKNGGIDINVACDPESGAQIAAEVLVIEEGRDEKVANFRTHIDLNSCASEDEVTLAPSFESSTSVKVKIAVDINLEASPVPESDEDILPQYNIEKPHEGSVRIAAEALVAISSSCHLDRVEEETATCLSEAPTADYLLQFVEVVCSYVDDLESKFGSKSRGGDDELCDEFDYFEAMTLNLTEMREEEYMPKPLVVETQQVEENESVSPPNRPRRGQARRGRQRRDFQRDILPGLASLSRHEVTEDLQTYGGLMRAMGHSWNSGLTRRNGTRNGGAARGRRRSVVDTTPAVAEITVCATPLMQQLTSFEVGLVDRSITGWGNTPRRPRRQRCIPAGNPPPVALA, translated from the exons ATGAAGTCCATTCATGGTATCGGAGGAGAGAATGGAAAGATGTATGAGTACAATGTAGAAGACCGTTGTAATGCCATGAAACCAAATCAGGATGCTGAGACAATGTTTTGTCTTTCAAGCAAGGAGGGGAGTTCTTGCTGGGAACAGTGGGCATCTAACAGAAGAGGCTTGCATTTACCCGAGGAAGGCAAATGCGAAATGA GAATGGGAACAAAAGTGCACTGCGAAAGCTACCTGCCTGGATATTATTTCTCCATGAGGGATCTCAATGAAGATTCTAGTAGTAACTGGCCCCTATTTTATCAAGATAAGACTTTAGTAAATGGGCAATATTGCAACAACTACTTGCCCAGGACTGTCGGAAATGCATATCCAGGGGACCATAAGGATGCCTTAAAGCAGACGATGCTCGAGCACGAAGCCGTATTCAAGCATCAG GTGTTTGAACTCCACCGCCTTTACATAAGACAGAGGGACATGATGGATGAAATTACAAGAAAGGAACTACAGAAGCATCGGATATCAATGGAGACATCATCGTCATCAAGTCCATTGGTGTCTCAAATACCGTATGAAGATGCTTGGAGATGGCATAAACCCAGCATCCCCTTAGCGAATGCTGGTTCCGCTAGACCATCTGTTTCTGTTGCTGAAAACATTAGTTCTCCCCTGAGTTGCACAAAAGCAAACAGCACACTAGCTGGTCGGACTCCGTCCCAAACTGGGTGCAGTTCAAAGGATTGCGAGATATTGGAGGTCAGACCCTCCAAGGTTAGGAAAAAGTTGTTTGATCTTCAACTCCCGGGTGACGTGTATATTGATACAGAAGAAGAGAAACAGTCCCCGGAATATAAGATATCTGACATATCAGGAAATCCTCGAGGCAATATTCATAAGATTCCTTCTGAGAGCAGTGTAAAGTCAAATTTTGGAAGTAGTGCGAAGATCGATGGTGATGGAGATGCTTCAAGATTTGGTTCCTGTTCAAGGAACTCTTTTGGTTTGGCTGACTTGAACGAACCAGTTCTGGCTGAAGAAGCAACTGTTCCTACATCTGTTGATTTTATAGGCTGCACTGCCCGTCATACGGAGATTAAAGATGTGGATTTAGATGCTAAACCAAAGTCTCAGTTTCTTCTAGATTTGTCAAACAAATTCTTGCAGACCTCCCAACATGGAATCAACACCGGGACTCCTGGTAATCCACAAGTTGAGAATAAAAGAATCACGAGAGAGAGGTCGCCCTACATGTCTGAAACAG GACACAGTAAAACTCATCTGAATACTTTTCCCCAAGGTCTCCAACCGGATAAGTTGCTTGTGTCTCCCCAACGGGCACGTGCTACACTAAACGAAGTTCAGCGGCCTATGGAGATGCTCCCATCTGATTATAGCAGGGGAGGTCTGTGGAGAGAGAGCAGAGTTCACAGTTTGGAATTCTCCGAAAGAAGTGATTTCTGTAGTTCTAACCATCTGGAACCAGATGTGGCTTCCCGTTTTCCCAGTCCCTACCCATTGGTTCATGCTTCTGATTCGAACAACAATTTTTCCCACTCCATCTCAACCTGGGGAAAGCGGGATATTAGCTTGACTCAGAAACTGACATCAAGTCAAACACTCCCACATTTAGATCCGTTGGGTGCCATAAGTAGGAGTTCTCAAGCATCTGCTCAGAGCCACGAGACTTTTATAGAGACATGGCATCTGAATAGAAGTTCTGGGTCAAAACCCATTTATGGCAGTGGACTAACAAACTGTAATGGGTTTTACCACGGGTCATCATCCTGGTCCAAGGACTTTTCGTCTCGTTTCTCTTCAGCTGGTTTTGATTATTCGAACGGCAATAAGGATGATAAACTAGCTTCTGAACGTTCTATCAATTACGGTGCCAAAAGCTACTTAAAGGGCTATAATGATGTAGATATGAAGCCGGTAAAAGACTTGAACTTGAATGCATGTTCATCCATTCTTGAAGACAGGAAGTATGAGGGCAATCTGGATGTTTTGCCTTGGCTTAAAGCGAAGCCTGCTAAGGAGTGCACCAGTTCAAGGTGGGATTCAAATTCCTCGGGACTCAGTTTCTTACAAGCTGATTCCAACCAATTTTCCAACAGAAGTGAAAATGGGAAAGGTACCTCTCAACTTTGTACACAGAAAATTACTTTACCTTCATGTGACTCTGAGGTCGGAGCCAAGAGGAATGAGGTAGGTGGCTACCGGGTTACGGCAAAGATTCTTGGATTTCCCATTCTGGACAATTCTTATACCCCTAAGAAAGACTCTTCGTCTGTTGGCTCCACTACTGCATCCCTTCAATGCCCTCCTCAATATGAAGACGTGAAAAATGGATGCAAAAATGGAGGAATTGACATAAACGTGGCTTGTGATCCTGAATCTGGAGCACAAATTGCTGCTGAAGTACTTGTTATAGAGGAAGGAAGGGATGAAAAGGTCGCCAATTTTAGAACTCACATTGATTTGAACTCTTGTGCGAGTGAGGATGAAGTAACATTAGCACCCTCTTTTGAAAGCAGCACCAGTGTTAAAGTCAAGATTGCAGTGGATATAAATCTTGAAGCCAGCCCGGTTCCAGAGTCTGACGAAGACATTCTGCCGCAATACAACATTGAGAAGCCTCATGAAGGTTCTGTCAGAATCGCAGCCGAGGCATTAGTTGCTATTTCTTCCTCCTGTCATCTTGATCGTGTGGAGGAGGAGACTGCCACTTGCCTATCTGAAGCTCCTACGGCGGATTACCTCCTTCAGTTTGTGGAGGTGGTTTGTTCTTACGTAGATGATCTTGAAAGCAAGTTTGGCTCCAAATCAAGAGGTGGAGACGATGAGTTGTGTGACGAGTTTGATTACTTTGAGGCCATGACGTTGAATCTGACAGAGATGAGGGAAGAAGAGTATATGCCTAAGCCTTTGGTTGTTGAAACCCAACAAGTGGAAGAAAACGAAAGTGTTTCACCACCAAATCGACCACGAAGGGGTCAGGCAAGGAGGGGGAGGCAGCGGAGGGACTTCCAAAGGGACATTCTTCCGGGTTTGGCTTCTTTGTCGAGGCATGAGGTAACCGAGGATCTTCAGACGTACGGTGGATTGATGAGAGCAATGGGGCATTCTTGGAATTCAGGGTTGACCAGAAGGAACGGCACCAGAAATGGCGGTGCCGCCAGGGGAAGGCGTCGTTCTGTGGTTGACACCACCCCAGCTGTGGCAGAAATTACGGTTTGCGCCACCCCACTGATGCAGCAGCTGACTAGCTTTGAAGTTGGACTGGTGGATAGAAGTATAACTGGGTGGGGCAACACCCCTCGGCGGCCCCGCCGCCAGCGATGCATACCGGCTGGTAATCCGCCGCCGGTTGCTTTAGCCTAA
- the LOC131310580 gene encoding pentatricopeptide repeat-containing protein At2g03380, mitochondrial: protein MKLISLFRKNISHIRTLQSRTISSSQTHHQFPQTDQTLASICSISSNPFFSLLGLCKSVSSLRKTHSLLVVHGLASDLLFQTKLVSLYGFFGRIQSARLVFDTIPDPDIYSYKVMIRWYFLNDLYFELVGFYNCLRKCLRECDNVVFSIVLKACSELGDFDGGRKVHCEIVKVGSPDGFVMTGLVDMYAKCGEVEYSREVFDDIVDRNVVSWTSMIVGYVQNDCIEEGLVLFNQMRDGLVQGNQYTFGSIVTACTKLGALHQGKWVHGCLMKNGIELNSFLVTSLVDMYVKCRAIRDARSLFDEHHVIDLVSWTAMIVGYTQNGYHDQALELFTDKRWKVILPNAVTTASALSACAQSSNSKLGRSIHSLGIKLGLEDHTVTNALVDMYSKCRLIKDAQFLFERFSDKNLVAYNSIISGYSLNGSAYEALKLFHQMRLEYVVPDAVTLVTVLSACASLGALPVGSSLHAYSLKGGLLSSSVYVGTSLVNFYAKCGDAESARIVFDGMREKNRITWAAMIGGYGMQGDCDGSIALFTDMVKENLEPNDVIFTSILSACSHTGMVGEGLTYFNSMCQKYNFVPSRKHYVCIVDLLARAGRLDEAWDFIATMPIKLEVSLFGAFLNGCYLHSRFDLGEAATKRMIELHPDEACYYVLMSNFYTSSGRWNQANQVRELMKKRGLIKSPGRSHVEMEIEENFPPLRVASLA from the coding sequence ATGAAACTCATCTCACTGTTTCGGAAAAACATCTCTCACATCCGAACCCTCCAATCTAGAACTATATCTTCCTCGCAAACCCATCACCAATTTCCCCAAACCGACCAAACCCTTGCTTCAATCTGCTCCATCTCTTCAAacccatttttttcccttctggGTCTCTGCAAATCCGTCTCCTCTCTCCGAAAAACCCACTCCTTGCTCGTGGTTCACGGCCTCGCCTCCGACCTCCTCTTCCAAACCAAATTGGTCAGCTTATATGGTTTTTTTGGCCGCATCCAAAGCGCCCGCTTGGTGTTCGATACAATTCCCGATCCGGATATTTATTCGTATAAAGTAATGATCAGATGGTACTTCTTGAATGATTTGTACTTTGAACTTGTTGGGTTTTATAACTGTTTGAGGAAATGCCTCAGAGAATGTGATAATGTTGTTTTTTCGATAGTGTTGAAAGCGTGTAGTGAGTTGGGGGATTTTGATGGAGGGAGGAAGGTGCATTGTGAGATTGTTAAGGTAGGGAGTCCGGACGGGTTTGTGATGACGGGTCTTGTTGATATGTATGCCAAGTGCGGAGAGGTTGAATATTCTCGTGAGGTGTTTGATGACATTGTCGATAGGAATGTGGTTTCTTGGACGTCGATGATTGTTGGGTACGTGCAGAACGATTGCATAGAGgagggtttggttttgtttaatCAGATGAGAGATGGGTTGGTTCAAGGTAACCAATATACTTTCGGGAGTATAGTCACCGCATGCACAAAATTAGGAGCATTACATCAGGGGAAGTGGGTTCATGGGTGTTTGATGAAGAATGGTATTGAATTGAATTCTTTCTTGGTTACTTCTCTGGTAGATATGTATGTGAAGTGTCGAGCCATCAGAGATGCTCGGTCTCTATTTGATGAGCATCATGTGATTGATCTTGTCTCATGGACAGCGATGATTGTTGGGTACACTCAGAATGGCTATCACGATCAGGCATTGGAGTTGTTTACAGACAAGAGATGGAAAGTCATTTTGCCCAATGCTGTTACCACCGCAAGTGCACTATCAGCATGTGCACAGTCAAGCAATTCAAAGTTGGGTAGATCAATTCACAGCCTTGGGATTAAGCTTGGTTTAGAAGATCATACTGTGACAAATGCTCTTGTAGATATGTATTCAAAGTGTCGTTTGATAAAAGAtgctcaatttttatttgagaGGTTTTCTGATAAGAATTTGGTTGCTTATAACTCAATTATCTCTGGGTATTCCCTAAATGGCTCTGCCTATGAAGCGCTGAAATTGTTTCATCAAATGAGATTGGAATATGTGGTGCCAGATGCAGTCACGTTGGTAACTGTCCTCTCGGCTTGTGCTTCCCTTGGTGCTCTCCCAGTTGGTTCCTCTCTTCATGCTTACTCTTTAAAAGGAGGCCTATTATCATCCAGTGTTTACGTTGGCACTTCACTTGTCAACTTTTATGCAAAATGTGGTGATGCTGAATCAGCGCGCATAGTTTTTGATGGGATGAGAGAGAAGAACAGAATCACGTGGGCAGCAATGATCGGTGGTTATGGAATGCAAGGGGATTGCGATGGTTCCATTGCACTCTTTACTGATATGGTAAAGGAAAACTTGGAACCAAATGACGTCATCTTCACGAGTATTTTATCTGCTTGTAGTCACACAGGAATGGTTGGAGAAGGGTTGACGTATTTCAACTCAATGTGCCAGAAATACAATTTTGTTCCATCCAGAAAGCATTATGTATGTATTGTTGATTTATTGGCTCGTGCTGGTAGGCTTGATGAAGCTTGGGATTTTATTGCAACTATGCCAATCAAACTGGAAGTGAGTTTATTTGGAGCTTTCCTCAATGGATGCTATCTCCATTCGAGGTTTGACCTTGGGGAGGCGGCAACAAAGAGAATGATAGAGTTGCATCCTGATGAAGCTTGTTACTATGTGCTCATGTCCAACTTCTATACTTCAAGTGGAAGGTGGAACCAAGCTAATCAGGTAAGGGAGTTGATGAAGAAACGAGGGTTGATCAAATCCCCTGGGCGTAGCCACGTAGAAATGGAAATCGAAGAAAATTTTCCTCCTCTAAGAGTGGCATCTCTTGCTTGA